A section of the Bombus fervidus isolate BK054 chromosome 9, iyBomFerv1, whole genome shotgun sequence genome encodes:
- the LOC139990488 gene encoding trypsin-1 isoform X2 produces the protein MEIRKKLMQSTFLFCVSCALLLARSSSYGKNTTDFAGHIHHQRASSTGMVPTSSKCVGLNNESGHCEHLKRCLSHEYGSNFTLAINHSCVIDQTYTGICCSRHGNEMHTNSMVDEDFAETLPQIAASDDKKQNEVRIVWSGQHRMTTSRPKNPALRGCGTTLKSQSKLVGGRPADPTKWPWMVAFLTTDNDYYCGGVLITDRHVLTAAHCVYNWRPQDIKVRLGEYDFATSEETRAVDFTISEIRIHRDFVPDTFTNDIAIVKLYLPTVFDSYIWPVCLPPIGQTFEYKDAVITGWGARYYGGSRSSVLMEVEVPVWPQSECTSSFTQRIANTTICAGAYNGGGDACQGDSGGPLLHQLANGRWVNIGIVSWGIRCGEPGRPGIYTRVNSYLDWIFENAVF, from the exons ATGGAAATTCGAAAGAAGTTAATGCAatcaacgtttcttttttgcgTTTCCTGCGCATTGTTACTTGCTCGATCTTCCAGCTATGGCAAAAATACGACAG ATTTTGCAGGGCATATCCATCATCAAAGAGCCTCTTCAACTGGAATG GTACCAACGTCTTCGAAGTGTGTCGGATTGAACAACGAATCGGGTCACTGCGAGCACTTAAAACGGTGCTTATCTCATGAGTATGGTTCAAACTTTACGCTGGCTATAAATCACTCGTGCGTAATCGACCAAAC ATACACAGGCATTTGTTGCTCGAGACATGGGAACGAAATGCATACAAATTCTATGGTAGACGAGGATTTTGCCGAGACTCTTCCTCAGATTGCTG cgAGTGACgataagaaacaaaatgaGGTGAGAATCGTTTGGTCGGGCCAGCATAGAATGACAACGTCTCGGCCTAAAAATCCGGCATTGAGAGGATGCGGAACTACATTGAAAAGTCAAAGCAAGTTGGTGGGCGGTAGACCGGCCGATCCCACGAAATGGCCCTGGATGGTGGCTTTTCTTACAACAGATAACGATTACTATTGTGGTGGTGTGCTCATCACCGACAGACACGTTTTAACTGCTGCCCACTGCGTTTACAA CTGGAGACCGCAGGACATCAAAGTCAGGCTCGGTGAATACGATTTCGCGACGAGTGAAGAAACGAGAGCCGTGGATTTCACGATTTCCGAAATACGTATACATCGAGACTTTGTTCCTGACACGTTCACAAATGACATAGCAATAGTCAAACTGTATCTACCGACCGTCTTCGACAGTTACATTTGGCCCGTGTGTCTGCCACCAATTGGTCAAACGTTCGAGTACAAGGACGCAGTTATAACAG GTTGGGGCGCACGCTACTACGGAGGCTCCCGTAGTTCGGTTTTGATGGAAGTCGAGGTCCCAGTATGGCCGCAGAGTGAATGTACGAGCAGTTTCACTCAACGAATTGCTAATACGACGATTTGCGCCGGCGCTTACAACGGCGGAGGCGACGCTTGTCAG GGTGACTCCGGTGGACCACTCCTTCATCAGCTTGCAAATGGCAGATGGGTAAATATCGGAATAGTATCTTGGGGTATTCGATGCGGAGAACCTGGACGTCCTGGAATATACACACGCGTCAATTCCTATCTTGATTGGATATTCGAGAATGCTGTATTCTAA
- the LOC139990488 gene encoding trypsin-1 isoform X1, protein MEIRKKLMQSTFLFCVSCALLLARSSSYGKNTTDFAGHIHHQRASSTGMVPTSSKCVGLNNESGHCEHLKRCLSHEYGSNFTLAINHSCVIDQTHLLLETWERNAYKFYGRRGFCRDSSSDCWYVCNDSSSTKATNWSYPSDDKKQNEVRIVWSGQHRMTTSRPKNPALRGCGTTLKSQSKLVGGRPADPTKWPWMVAFLTTDNDYYCGGVLITDRHVLTAAHCVYNWRPQDIKVRLGEYDFATSEETRAVDFTISEIRIHRDFVPDTFTNDIAIVKLYLPTVFDSYIWPVCLPPIGQTFEYKDAVITGWGARYYGGSRSSVLMEVEVPVWPQSECTSSFTQRIANTTICAGAYNGGGDACQGDSGGPLLHQLANGRWVNIGIVSWGIRCGEPGRPGIYTRVNSYLDWIFENAVF, encoded by the exons ATGGAAATTCGAAAGAAGTTAATGCAatcaacgtttcttttttgcgTTTCCTGCGCATTGTTACTTGCTCGATCTTCCAGCTATGGCAAAAATACGACAG ATTTTGCAGGGCATATCCATCATCAAAGAGCCTCTTCAACTGGAATG GTACCAACGTCTTCGAAGTGTGTCGGATTGAACAACGAATCGGGTCACTGCGAGCACTTAAAACGGTGCTTATCTCATGAGTATGGTTCAAACTTTACGCTGGCTATAAATCACTCGTGCGTAATCGACCAAAC GCATTTGTTGCTCGAGACATGGGAACGAAATGCATACAAATTCTATGGTAGACGAGGATTTTGCCGAGACTCTTCCTCAGATTGCTGGTACGTATGTAACGATTCGTCGAGCACAAAGGCTACCAATTGGTCGTATC cgAGTGACgataagaaacaaaatgaGGTGAGAATCGTTTGGTCGGGCCAGCATAGAATGACAACGTCTCGGCCTAAAAATCCGGCATTGAGAGGATGCGGAACTACATTGAAAAGTCAAAGCAAGTTGGTGGGCGGTAGACCGGCCGATCCCACGAAATGGCCCTGGATGGTGGCTTTTCTTACAACAGATAACGATTACTATTGTGGTGGTGTGCTCATCACCGACAGACACGTTTTAACTGCTGCCCACTGCGTTTACAA CTGGAGACCGCAGGACATCAAAGTCAGGCTCGGTGAATACGATTTCGCGACGAGTGAAGAAACGAGAGCCGTGGATTTCACGATTTCCGAAATACGTATACATCGAGACTTTGTTCCTGACACGTTCACAAATGACATAGCAATAGTCAAACTGTATCTACCGACCGTCTTCGACAGTTACATTTGGCCCGTGTGTCTGCCACCAATTGGTCAAACGTTCGAGTACAAGGACGCAGTTATAACAG GTTGGGGCGCACGCTACTACGGAGGCTCCCGTAGTTCGGTTTTGATGGAAGTCGAGGTCCCAGTATGGCCGCAGAGTGAATGTACGAGCAGTTTCACTCAACGAATTGCTAATACGACGATTTGCGCCGGCGCTTACAACGGCGGAGGCGACGCTTGTCAG GGTGACTCCGGTGGACCACTCCTTCATCAGCTTGCAAATGGCAGATGGGTAAATATCGGAATAGTATCTTGGGGTATTCGATGCGGAGAACCTGGACGTCCTGGAATATACACACGCGTCAATTCCTATCTTGATTGGATATTCGAGAATGCTGTATTCTAA